Proteins from a single region of Dyadobacter fanqingshengii:
- a CDS encoding Crp/Fnr family transcriptional regulator: MSFSTDKKIIDSETQFVLNSVKEVCPSITEAELSQYALKFKFIELKKKDLFLQSGETQKLLGFVTKGLVRSFYIDKDGNERTIGFYAEGDYATHYPSFIIQKPSKYSIQCLEPTTFACLSFDDLQWLYKQSQNFEKYGRLIAEEVLRQQQARIESFVFQAAEERYLDFIQYRSALFNRVSLSHLCSYLGIERQSLTRIRQKVAHK; this comes from the coding sequence ATGTCATTCTCAACAGATAAAAAGATAATAGATTCAGAAACGCAATTTGTTCTTAATTCGGTCAAAGAAGTTTGTCCTTCTATTACCGAGGCTGAGCTTTCACAATATGCTCTTAAATTCAAATTCATAGAGTTGAAAAAGAAAGATCTTTTTCTGCAATCCGGCGAAACTCAAAAGCTATTGGGATTCGTAACAAAAGGGTTGGTCCGTTCTTTCTACATTGATAAGGATGGAAATGAAAGAACTATTGGTTTTTATGCCGAGGGTGATTACGCCACCCACTACCCGTCGTTTATCATTCAAAAACCTAGTAAATATTCTATCCAGTGCCTGGAACCCACGACATTCGCCTGCCTGTCGTTTGATGACCTTCAATGGTTATATAAACAATCTCAAAATTTTGAGAAATATGGGCGGTTAATAGCAGAAGAAGTCCTCAGGCAACAGCAGGCACGCATTGAAAGTTTTGTATTTCAAGCAGCAGAGGAGCGTTATCTCGATTTCATTCAGTATCGTTCCGCCTTATTTAATAGGGTTTCACTATCTCACCTTTGTAGCTATCTTGGCATAGAACGACAATCGCTCACCAGGATTCGCCAGAAAGTTGCGCACAAATAA
- a CDS encoding integrase core domain-containing protein: MVCPADDPYDNAWVESFWSRLKAELNMPKGGYESLEQLKAVLFEYIDGYYNTRRLHLL, from the coding sequence TTGGTATGTCCCGCGGATGATCCTTACGACAATGCCTGGGTCGAATCGTTCTGGAGCAGATTGAAGGCAGAGTTGAATATGCCGAAAGGTGGTTATGAGAGCTTGGAACAATTGAAAGCAGTCCTATTTGAATACATTGACGGATATTACAATACGAGAAGATTACATTTGCTTTAA